A part of Anabas testudineus chromosome 7, fAnaTes1.2, whole genome shotgun sequence genomic DNA contains:
- the LOC113167805 gene encoding glutathione S-transferase Mu 3-like — protein sequence MTMKLAYWDIRGLAQPIRLLLEYTGTKYEDKFFVCGEAPNYDKSCWFDIKEKLGMDFPNLPYLEDGNRKIVQSNAIMRYIARKHNLCGETEEEKIRVDIMENQAMDFRNGFVIMCYTDFDKMKPGYLEKLPGLLKQFSDFLGNRKWFAGDKITFVDFIMYELLDQHRMFHSTCFDNFKNLKDFLDRFEALEKIAAYMKSNRFIKNPVNNKMAKWGNKRD from the exons ATGACCATGAAGCTGGCGTACTGGGACATCCGCGGG CTCGCCCAGCCCATCCGCCTGCTGCTGGAATACACTGGCACCAAGTATGAGGACAAGTTCTTTGTCTGTGGCGAAG CTCCAAACTACGACAAGAGCTGCTGGTTTGACATAAAAGAGAAGCTTGGAATGGACTTTCCCAAc CTGCCTTACTTGGAAGATGGAAACAGGAAGATAGTGCAGAGCAATGCTATCATGAGATACATTGCTCGTAAGCACAATTTAT GTggagagactgaggaggagaAGATCCGTGTGGACATCATGGAAAACCAGGCAATGGACTTCAGAAATGGCTTTGTGATTATGTGCTACACAGACTTT GACAAGATGAAGCCAGGCTACCTTGAGAAGCTGCCAGGTCTCCTCAAGCAGTTCTCAGATTTCCtgggaaacaggaagtggtttgCTGGTGACAAG ATCACTTTTGTGGACTTCATCATGTACGAGCTGTTGGATCAGCACAGGATGTTTCATTCCACATGCTTTGATAACTTCAAGAACCTCAAAGATTTTCTGGACCGTTTTGAG GCTCTGGAGAAGATTGCTGCCTACATGAAATCGAACAGATTCATAAAGAATCCTGTCAACAACAAGATGGCCAAATGGGGAAACAAGAGGGATTAA